A region from the Thermococcus sp. Bubb.Bath genome encodes:
- the minD gene encoding cell division ATPase MinD: MEGRSIVFASGKGGTGKTTTVANLGVALAQFGKEVILIDADITMANLSLVLGMEDIPITLHDVLAREADLKDAIYEGPAGVKVIPGGLSLEKVKKAKPERLREVIREISQMADFILIDAPAGLEMTSVTALLIGKELIIVTNPEISAITDSLKTKLIAEKLGTLPLGAILNRVTNEKTELSPEEIEAILEVPVLAMIPEDPEVKRASAYGVPLVVKNPTSPAAIAIKQLAAKLAGVRWEAPQPESPIKRVFKAIFGGKR; this comes from the coding sequence TTGGAGGGCCGTTCAATCGTTTTTGCATCTGGAAAAGGTGGAACCGGAAAAACAACCACCGTGGCGAACCTGGGTGTGGCGCTGGCCCAGTTTGGCAAGGAGGTCATCCTAATAGACGCGGACATAACTATGGCCAACCTGAGCCTCGTTCTCGGAATGGAGGACATACCAATAACGCTCCACGACGTTCTCGCCAGAGAAGCGGACCTCAAAGATGCTATATATGAGGGGCCCGCCGGTGTCAAGGTTATTCCTGGTGGCCTAAGCCTTGAGAAGGTCAAGAAGGCCAAACCCGAGAGACTGAGGGAAGTCATACGCGAAATAAGCCAGATGGCAGATTTCATACTCATCGATGCCCCTGCTGGTCTGGAGATGACGTCCGTCACCGCTCTGCTCATCGGTAAGGAGCTCATAATCGTCACCAATCCTGAGATTTCTGCAATAACCGATTCCCTCAAGACCAAGCTCATAGCCGAGAAGCTCGGAACGTTGCCTCTCGGAGCGATCCTCAACAGGGTAACCAACGAGAAAACCGAGCTCAGTCCGGAGGAGATAGAGGCAATCCTGGAGGTTCCAGTCCTGGCCATGATACCGGAAGACCCGGAGGTCAAACGTGCGAGTGCCTACGGTGTTCCGCTAGTCGTTAAGAACCCGACTAGTCCAGCTGCAATAGCGATAAAGCAGCTCGCGGCCAAGCTTGCAGGCGTTAGGTGGGAAGCACCACAGCCTGAGAGCCCGATAAAGAGGGTCTTCAAGGCAATATTCGGCGGCAAGAGGTGA